The Christiangramia flava JLT2011 genome has a segment encoding these proteins:
- a CDS encoding type II toxin-antitoxin system RelE/ParE family toxin, with amino-acid sequence MAKRNIIWTRTADIQFVGILEYWANRNKSNIYSKKLLKLVSERTKQIAEQPLIFKITDFKDTRVASLGNFSIFYKLHNKEIIITAFWDNRQNPKNLLKILKNKK; translated from the coding sequence ATGGCTAAACGCAATATAATTTGGACTCGAACAGCTGACATTCAATTTGTGGGAATATTAGAATATTGGGCAAATAGGAATAAATCTAATATCTACTCTAAAAAACTTCTAAAATTAGTTTCGGAAAGGACAAAACAAATTGCTGAACAACCATTAATTTTTAAAATTACTGACTTTAAAGACACTAGAGTCGCTTCTCTCGGAAATTTTAGCATTTTCTATAAATTGCATAATAAAGAAATTATAATCACTGCATTTTGGGATAACCGACAAAATCCTAAGAACCTGTTGAAAATATTGAAAAACAAAAAATAA
- a CDS encoding type IV secretory system conjugative DNA transfer family protein, giving the protein MEEFNIVNTTIIVIFCSLLFYGLYRISRYAFLINSLLLIGFILFYFYPQLIIEGLLFVGCPLLLINTVFYVFCHSTEIKGKVARKYQVNFKTSGKDFKIANIKRGASIIGSAGSGKTESVVYGFLKHFQQYNFCGVIHDYKDFELTEMAYPLFKDSDIPFKIISFDKIIHRVNPIAPRYLENEESVNEISRVLIENLLEQKESGTSGTTKFFNDAAEGLIGGMIWKLKTSYPQYCTLPHLIAIYQFLDTDSLIAFLESNRTSRAMADAFISGKDSERQTAGVKSTLANALKRISTQSIFMTLSADDIPLNINHPENPAVISVVNNPKFESSYAAVIAAIIHTITKQMSVRNSNSSFLLMEEAPTIRLLNMYRIPATLRSYDIATIYVMQDKIQNDMMYGDKASKAILSNLSYQFFGKVNDPDTAKYYERFFEIIKDQTRSVSRGHNLNFDTRVITGENEIPKIRADVFFRLKQGEFITYADGKDRKVQFKLPPIPRKHPGESQTFSQKDLEINFERIHQEAQSIFNGNV; this is encoded by the coding sequence ATGGAAGAATTCAACATTGTAAATACCACCATAATCGTCATTTTTTGTAGTCTGCTTTTCTACGGTTTATACCGTATTTCCAGATATGCATTTTTGATCAATTCCCTTTTGCTAATAGGGTTTATTCTTTTCTACTTTTATCCCCAGCTGATTATAGAAGGCCTACTGTTTGTGGGTTGCCCCTTATTACTAATCAATACGGTTTTCTATGTTTTTTGTCATTCCACTGAAATAAAGGGTAAGGTTGCCAGGAAGTACCAGGTAAATTTTAAAACCAGTGGCAAAGACTTTAAAATTGCTAACATCAAACGCGGTGCGTCGATTATCGGGTCTGCCGGTAGTGGAAAAACGGAAAGTGTGGTCTATGGTTTTCTAAAGCATTTTCAGCAGTACAATTTCTGTGGGGTGATTCATGATTACAAGGATTTTGAACTTACCGAAATGGCTTATCCGCTTTTTAAGGATTCAGATATTCCTTTTAAGATCATCTCCTTTGATAAGATTATCCACCGGGTCAATCCGATTGCACCCCGCTATCTGGAAAATGAAGAGAGCGTCAATGAAATTTCCAGAGTTCTCATTGAGAATCTATTAGAGCAAAAGGAATCAGGCACAAGCGGAACCACAAAATTCTTTAATGATGCTGCAGAAGGTTTAATAGGAGGGATGATCTGGAAATTGAAAACATCCTATCCACAATATTGTACATTGCCCCATTTAATAGCGATTTACCAGTTTCTGGATACAGATAGCCTTATTGCCTTTTTGGAATCAAACAGGACTTCCAGGGCAATGGCCGATGCCTTTATTAGTGGAAAAGATTCAGAACGGCAAACAGCCGGAGTTAAGAGTACGCTGGCCAACGCCTTAAAAAGGATTAGTACCCAAAGCATTTTTATGACTTTGTCTGCAGATGACATACCGCTTAATATTAATCATCCCGAAAATCCGGCCGTGATCTCTGTGGTGAACAATCCTAAATTTGAATCTTCATACGCCGCTGTTATTGCGGCTATTATACATACTATTACCAAGCAAATGAGTGTACGTAACTCTAATTCGTCCTTCCTTTTGATGGAGGAAGCACCGACTATACGTCTGCTGAACATGTACCGTATTCCGGCCACCTTAAGAAGTTATGACATCGCTACCATATATGTGATGCAGGACAAGATACAGAATGATATGATGTATGGAGACAAGGCAAGCAAAGCTATATTGAGTAATCTTTCTTACCAGTTTTTCGGTAAAGTAAACGATCCGGATACCGCCAAATATTATGAACGTTTCTTTGAAATTATCAAAGATCAGACGAGGAGTGTAAGTAGGGGCCATAATCTTAATTTTGATACCCGGGTCATTACGGGAGAAAATGAAATTCCAAAGATCAGAGCTGATGTATTCTTTCGATTAAAGCAAGGCGAGTTTATTACCTATGCCGATGGTAAAGACAGAAAGGTGCAGTTTAAATTACCACCCATTCCACGAAAGCATCCTGGAGAATCGCAGACATTCTCTCAAAAAGATTTGGAAATTAATTTTGAGAGAATACACCAGGAAGCTCAATCCATTTTTAATGGAAATGTATAA
- the mobB gene encoding MobB family relaxase, translated as MYITITAQKLGGNYSQGSADFVDYLEKENEGLDSQDKEFFFNQYNDQISAEEVVREIDANTAKLEKTEPRFYSITISPSKYELNRLKNNSEDLKKYTREVMKDYVASFNRELNGRPVNIDDIKYYAKIEHQRFFKGTDKQVRENQPFATKILQLKNDIQKVERGEQPGNIAQMKREINKQEKAAPHKQAGQRIVQGMPKEGNQSHIHIIVSRKDASNKYSLSPGSKYRASKVELNGKTVKRGFDRDKFFGKAEKTFDKNFGYQRNFVETYTARKEFIKNPRSYFSNLMKLPTSEKAIAMKMLKGTGMPMMPNIPTNKAQLALKVFNRLRRGVDIAVKSSSIGI; from the coding sequence ATGTATATCACCATCACAGCACAAAAATTAGGGGGAAATTATTCTCAAGGATCTGCCGACTTTGTTGACTATCTGGAAAAGGAAAATGAGGGATTGGATTCGCAGGATAAGGAGTTCTTTTTCAATCAGTATAATGATCAAATTTCAGCAGAGGAAGTAGTTCGGGAAATTGATGCCAATACCGCTAAACTGGAAAAAACGGAACCAAGGTTTTATTCTATTACGATAAGCCCTTCAAAATACGAGTTGAACAGGTTGAAAAACAACAGCGAAGATCTAAAAAAATATACCCGCGAAGTGATGAAAGATTATGTGGCTTCTTTTAATCGTGAACTCAATGGCCGACCGGTCAATATTGATGATATAAAATACTACGCCAAAATTGAACATCAACGATTTTTTAAAGGCACCGATAAACAGGTACGGGAAAATCAGCCCTTTGCTACCAAAATACTTCAACTAAAAAATGATATCCAAAAAGTTGAGCGCGGAGAACAACCTGGGAATATTGCTCAGATGAAACGGGAGATCAATAAACAGGAAAAAGCAGCTCCCCATAAACAAGCGGGGCAACGAATTGTACAGGGAATGCCCAAAGAAGGGAACCAAAGCCATATCCATATTATAGTGAGCCGTAAGGATGCTTCGAATAAGTATAGCTTATCTCCCGGTAGCAAATACAGAGCATCGAAGGTTGAATTAAATGGGAAAACAGTCAAACGGGGTTTTGATCGTGATAAATTCTTTGGAAAAGCTGAAAAAACATTCGATAAGAACTTCGGATATCAACGAAACTTCGTGGAAACCTATACTGCCAGGAAAGAGTTCATTAAAAACCCTAGAAGTTATTTTTCAAATTTGATGAAACTGCCAACCAGTGAAAAAGCAATTGCCATGAAAATGCTAAAAGGAACCGGAATGCCCATGATGCCAAACATCCCAACCAATAAAGCCCAGTTGGCTTTAAAAGTTTTTAACCGGTTGAGAAGGGGAGTGGATATAGCAGTTAAATCAAGCTCTATCGGAATTTAA
- a CDS encoding PH domain-containing protein, with translation MHVNPIKKQVTQIIPNKLLIFKKISAGFLPLLLIPIISKFYNLNLPLKWLIIIISVYSVILLGYQLLYFRSLRLSFSEEFILKNSGVWENKQQYLEIWKLQAVSISQPLWYRKKNLVTLTFHSAGGDVSFELIDRNKAESLMDYVLYKIESTSRGWM, from the coding sequence ATGCATGTTAATCCAATAAAGAAACAGGTTACTCAAATCATTCCTAATAAGTTACTTATTTTTAAAAAGATCAGTGCAGGATTTCTACCCTTGCTCCTTATTCCTATTATATCGAAATTTTACAATCTTAATTTACCTTTAAAATGGTTGATCATCATTATATCAGTTTATTCGGTTATTCTCTTGGGATATCAACTTCTATATTTTCGATCTTTGCGCCTAAGTTTTTCGGAGGAATTTATTCTAAAAAATTCTGGTGTATGGGAAAATAAACAGCAGTACCTGGAAATCTGGAAACTACAAGCTGTTTCAATTTCGCAACCGCTCTGGTATAGAAAGAAAAATCTCGTAACTCTCACTTTCCATTCAGCCGGAGGGGATGTTAGCTTCGAGCTGATAGATCGAAATAAAGCAGAATCCTTAATGGATTATGTACTTTATAAAATTGAAAGTACTTCCAGAGGATGGATGTAG
- a CDS encoding JAB domain-containing protein: MKTKVNEISIKYQGNFKISQAPKISSSVNAAELLYNTWNKDQIGLQETFKVMLLNNANKVKGIFEVSTGGITGTLVDLRILFAVILKSLSCSVILAHNHPSGTLKPSEADKRLTEKITKAAELLDIKVLDHLILTPDGDYVSFADEGIL, translated from the coding sequence ATGAAAACGAAAGTTAATGAAATATCGATAAAATATCAGGGGAATTTTAAGATCTCTCAGGCGCCTAAAATAAGTTCATCCGTTAATGCTGCTGAACTATTATACAATACCTGGAACAAAGACCAGATCGGCTTGCAGGAAACTTTTAAAGTAATGCTGCTTAATAACGCAAATAAAGTGAAAGGTATTTTTGAAGTTTCTACCGGTGGAATTACAGGTACTTTGGTAGATCTACGCATCTTGTTTGCGGTTATTCTTAAAAGCCTTTCCTGTTCTGTAATCCTTGCACATAATCATCCGTCCGGAACTTTGAAACCGAGCGAAGCAGATAAACGCCTGACTGAAAAAATTACCAAAGCAGCGGAACTGTTAGATATTAAAGTCCTGGATCATTTAATACTGACACCAGATGGTGATTATGTAAGCTTTGCGGATGAAGGTATCCTGTAA
- a CDS encoding BfmA/BtgA family mobilization protein → MDEEYKKEQFETLKIKSSVAKKFRRFSRAMSKSQSISLLLMLEFFEDNGISPTESMGPKMQTLENLIKKRISGVIAILKDIEKGQTKPTVAMMQSLFQEAEPKKQTLILEKKNTEEKQPKYQERNQQDL, encoded by the coding sequence ATGGATGAAGAATATAAAAAAGAGCAATTTGAGACTTTAAAGATCAAGTCTTCTGTGGCTAAAAAATTTAGACGGTTTAGCCGTGCTATGTCAAAATCTCAATCGATAAGCCTACTGTTGATGCTGGAGTTTTTTGAGGATAATGGAATTTCTCCAACGGAATCTATGGGCCCTAAAATGCAAACCCTGGAAAACCTGATCAAAAAAAGGATCAGTGGAGTCATCGCTATCTTAAAAGATATTGAGAAAGGACAAACCAAACCAACGGTAGCCATGATGCAATCTTTGTTTCAGGAAGCTGAACCTAAAAAACAAACCCTGATTCTGGAGAAGAAAAATACGGAAGAAAAGCAACCCAAATATCAGGAACGAAATCAACAAGACTTATAA
- a CDS encoding helix-turn-helix transcriptional regulator — MMDRLFKYKGIHPGIILGRELEKRSIKQHPFALSIDEYPQTLNTIIKGKRNLNTSLALKIEDKLNLKEGTLAILRTYYDIVQEKEKLNLKTPKLSLLRKSLFWDTDFNRIDWIKQYRAVIKRIFERGNFTEKKEILRFYGKKKVKTVLDTITRPSFPTIN; from the coding sequence ATGATGGATAGATTATTTAAATACAAGGGAATCCATCCAGGGATTATTCTTGGTAGAGAGTTAGAGAAGCGTTCTATAAAACAACACCCATTCGCTCTGAGTATTGATGAATATCCACAAACCTTAAATACAATTATAAAGGGTAAAAGAAACCTAAATACATCTTTAGCGCTAAAAATAGAGGATAAGCTTAATTTAAAGGAAGGAACACTCGCTATTCTACGAACCTATTATGATATCGTTCAGGAAAAGGAAAAGCTTAATTTGAAAACACCTAAACTCTCTTTACTTAGAAAATCACTTTTTTGGGATACTGATTTCAATCGAATAGATTGGATAAAACAATATAGAGCTGTTATTAAAAGGATCTTTGAACGTGGTAACTTTACTGAAAAAAAGGAGATCCTTCGGTTTTATGGTAAAAAAAAGGTAAAGACTGTATTAGATACAATAACTCGACCTTCATTTCCTACTATTAACTAA
- a CDS encoding single-stranded DNA-binding protein has translation MSTLRNKVQLIGNVGQTPEIKNLESGKKVASFSIATNEFYKNSKGEKVQDTQWHNVVTWGKTAEIVENYVGTGKEIAIEGKLTTRSYETKEGEKRYVTEVVASEILLLGNGTAKTESQQ, from the coding sequence ATGAGTACGCTTAGAAACAAAGTTCAGTTAATCGGAAATGTGGGACAAACCCCGGAAATCAAAAATCTTGAAAGTGGTAAAAAAGTAGCCAGCTTTTCAATTGCAACCAATGAATTTTATAAAAATTCAAAAGGGGAAAAAGTACAGGATACGCAATGGCACAATGTTGTGACATGGGGAAAAACCGCTGAAATCGTAGAGAATTATGTGGGCACTGGAAAAGAAATTGCCATTGAAGGTAAATTGACCACTCGATCCTATGAGACCAAAGAAGGAGAGAAGCGATATGTCACCGAAGTGGTAGCCAGTGAAATTCTTCTTTTAGGTAATGGAACTGCTAAGACAGAAAGCCAGCAGTAG